From a single Nostoc edaphicum CCNP1411 genomic region:
- a CDS encoding cation:proton antiporter has product MDVTELVKVSIILLLLATCVALLSRRLGIPYVTGLVLAGLPITELLSRPIGLNPTLVLNLFLPILIFEAGINTDVSRLRSTFKPIALLAGPGAVLSSAIIAALLKFGLGLDWIPALFVGVILANTDTVSMIAVFKEIPVPSRLSTIVEGETLFNDAAALVSFNLILQVYSTGSLTFLEGIQQLLFISLGGCVVGLVLGYLSIPIFARLDDALSSLLLTVAVALGTFQVGQFLGVSGAVAVVVAGLIFGNLGLSGNTSASNRITLLSFWEYASFTVNTFIFLLIGVEIDLVTLWRTLPAIIFAVLAYQIGRVLTVYPLLAGIRLIDRPIPLRWQHLLFLGNIKGSLSMALALSLPPTLPGRDVLIALVFGSVLVSLVGQGLSLPWVVKRLKLSKFSEAQQQVEELQAQLMTGKAAQDELDSLLKSGVLPKAVYEEMRSAYQVRIASAEKTLRELYNRRPDEVEGRSGKSSKLEAIRRRLLLAEKGALNEAMRKRILSEEIVRARIQILDEQLLKLEDD; this is encoded by the coding sequence GTGGATGTTACCGAATTAGTCAAAGTTTCAATTATTCTCTTGCTCCTTGCTACATGTGTAGCTCTGCTATCCCGGCGGTTGGGAATCCCTTACGTTACGGGTTTAGTATTAGCAGGTTTGCCCATTACTGAGCTATTGTCTCGACCAATTGGTTTAAATCCAACCCTAGTTTTGAATCTTTTCTTACCAATTCTCATTTTTGAAGCTGGTATTAATACAGATGTCAGCCGCCTACGCAGCACCTTTAAACCAATTGCCCTACTAGCTGGGCCAGGGGCTGTGCTTTCTAGCGCTATTATTGCCGCCCTCTTAAAATTTGGGCTGGGATTGGATTGGATACCTGCGTTATTTGTCGGAGTAATTCTGGCAAACACTGATACAGTTTCAATGATTGCTGTATTTAAGGAGATACCAGTTCCCTCAAGGCTTTCCACCATCGTTGAAGGAGAAACTCTATTCAATGATGCAGCGGCCCTAGTTTCCTTCAACCTGATTTTGCAAGTATATTCAACAGGCTCACTCACATTTTTAGAGGGAATCCAACAACTGCTATTTATCTCTTTAGGGGGATGTGTTGTGGGGTTAGTCTTGGGCTACTTGAGTATACCTATATTCGCCCGTTTAGATGATGCTCTTAGCAGTCTTTTGTTGACAGTTGCAGTTGCATTAGGAACTTTTCAGGTTGGGCAATTTCTCGGTGTATCGGGTGCCGTGGCCGTAGTTGTAGCTGGATTAATTTTCGGGAATTTAGGGCTTTCTGGCAATACTTCTGCTTCTAATCGCATCACCTTATTAAGTTTCTGGGAATATGCCAGTTTTACTGTCAACACCTTTATTTTTTTGTTGATTGGTGTAGAAATAGACCTAGTAACGCTTTGGAGAACTTTACCTGCAATTATATTTGCAGTTTTGGCTTATCAAATTGGGCGAGTTCTTACAGTTTATCCTCTACTAGCAGGGATTCGTTTGATTGACCGTCCAATTCCATTGCGCTGGCAACATCTACTCTTTTTAGGTAACATCAAAGGTTCGCTCTCAATGGCTCTGGCGTTGAGTTTACCTCCAACACTACCAGGGCGAGATGTCCTCATCGCTTTAGTTTTTGGTAGTGTGCTGGTGTCGTTAGTTGGACAGGGTTTAAGTTTGCCTTGGGTGGTAAAACGTTTGAAATTATCTAAATTTTCAGAAGCTCAACAACAAGTTGAAGAATTGCAAGCCCAGTTAATGACGGGTAAGGCAGCACAAGATGAATTAGATAGTTTGTTGAAATCAGGGGTGTTACCAAAAGCTGTTTACGAAGAGATGCGTTCAGCTTATCAGGTGCGAATTGCCAGTGCAGAAAAGACACTGCGGGAACTATATAATCGTCGCCCTGATGAGGTAGAAGGTAGAAGTGGCAAGAGCAGTAAACTGGAAGCCATTCGCCGACGTTTACTCTTAGCAGAAAAAGGAGCGCTCAATGAGGCAATGCGGAAGCGAATTCTCTCAGAAGAAATAGTGCGTGCGCGGATACAAATTCTTGATGAACAATTACTGAAATTAGAAGATGATTAA
- a CDS encoding pirin family protein, whose product MSQNTITHLIHDRNARGHAQTGWLDSYHTFSFGSFYDPNRMGFRSLRVINDDRIAPGAGFPTHSHRDMEILTYVLEGAVEHKDSLGTGSVIRPGDAQIMSAGTGISHSEFNPSPTEPLHLLQIWILPDREGITPRYEQKAFPLEEKRGKLRLIASKDGRDGAVTIHQDVELYTSVLESGDVVNYQVKSDRYAWLQVAQGIVNLNGEELRAGDGVQINGEEQLEISTNIGGEILLFDLG is encoded by the coding sequence ATGTCTCAAAATACAATTACCCACTTAATTCACGATCGCAATGCCCGCGGCCACGCTCAAACAGGCTGGCTCGATAGTTATCACACATTTTCCTTCGGTAGTTTTTACGATCCTAACCGTATGGGATTTCGCTCTCTGCGAGTGATTAACGACGATCGCATCGCCCCTGGGGCTGGATTTCCTACCCACAGTCATCGTGACATGGAAATTCTCACCTACGTCTTAGAAGGTGCTGTAGAGCATAAAGACAGCTTGGGTACTGGGTCGGTGATTCGCCCTGGTGATGCCCAAATTATGAGTGCTGGTACCGGAATCAGCCACAGCGAATTTAATCCCTCGCCAACTGAACCACTGCACCTGCTACAAATCTGGATTCTTCCCGATCGAGAAGGAATAACGCCAAGATATGAGCAAAAAGCTTTTCCTCTCGAAGAAAAGCGCGGTAAACTCCGCTTAATTGCCTCTAAGGATGGGCGCGATGGTGCTGTGACAATTCACCAAGATGTTGAGTTATATACATCTGTTTTAGAGTCAGGTGATGTTGTTAATTATCAAGTCAAAAGCGATCGCTATGCCTGGTTACAAGTAGCCCAAGGCATAGTCAACTTAAATGGTGAAGAACTCAGAGCCGGCGATGGTGTGCAGATCAACGGCGAAGAACAGCTAGAAATTAGCACCAACATCGGCGGCGAAATCTTGCTTTTCGATTTGGGCTAA